A window of Limosilactobacillus reuteri genomic DNA:
TTAGTTTACATAATATCTCTAACGGTTAATAAATTGATGTTCAATCTCTGACAATAGCCCATCATGATTGTTATCGTATCTTGTAACTTTATTAGCAACTTTTAGCAGATCATCAGTAGCATTTTTCATTGCATATCCATAACCAACTTCTGATAACATCTCAATATCGTTTGAAGTATCTCCAAAAGCAACTACTTGATCTAGAGTTCCGTTCAAGTAATTTTCAACTAGTCTTTTTAATCCCAAGGCTTTATTTACGCCTGCCGGTAGGATATCAATGCCATAAGCTCCACTATAAGTTGCTTGAATTAAGTTTGAAAACTGCTCATTTAATTGATTTACATATCCTTGGATAATAGCTTGAGATAATTTGCGCTTGGCCCAACCAACGTTTAAGTTATAAATTGGCTCAGTGATCTTTTGCAGGTCAGAAAAATATGTGTGGTGGGGATAAAAAGGGACTGGGACATCTCGATACTGCTCGGCAAGGATTGTTTGCGTTTCACCAGATAAAGATAGGATGTCAGGGCTAGGGAATATATGCTTAATAAAAGCATAAAGTTGTTGCAGTGTCGCAATTGAATGAGTCTTGCCGTATACAGATTTGCCGTTTATTATTAGTCGTCCGCCATTTTCTGCTACAAATTCTTTTACAAGTGGACAAGGCTGAAAGAGCGTTGACAATGCATCGTAACTATTCCCACTTGCAATAATAAAGTGGTAGTTTTGCCGTTGTAATAGTTCAATATCTTGATTTAAACGGTTAATGTCGAATTTATCATTATCGTCTAGTAAGGTACCATCAACATCGATCGCAATAAAACGGTATTTTCCCATTTAATTTCCTCTCTAAAACACTAATTTGCAGAAGAATCTTGTGGTTTTTCTGCAACAGTTTGATTTTTAAGTTGTTGCTTTAGCTGTGCATTTTCTTTTTGTAGTTGATCAATCTTTTTTTGATACTTTTTTAATTCGTCCTTACTAACACGCGATGATTGTAATTCTTTTAATTGCTTGTTAGTTTTGAGGTGATTAGAAAATGATAGTAAGTAAATAATAATAGCCCCAATAAGTAAACAGATAAAGATTAGGAGCACTAGTGGCATCTTTACTTGGGCTCCAAAAAGATTGACTACTACCGTTGCCGTATTAAGTAGGGCAAAGATGGCAATTATAATTAGAATAACGATTGAAGCAATAGTTGTGGATTGCTTTTTCATGGAAAATTCCCCCTCATGTTTCTTGTAACATATCTATTATATTAACTTAAGAAGTGCTGGTAAAGGAGAAGGGGGGAATAAATAAGCGTCATCTGTATTTGTACTTTTTAAATAAAATTGACAAATTATCTTTATTTTTTGGCAGATTGCAAGAAATAACTTGAACGAATTTAGTGACGTAGATTAAGCAAGAAGATCTCGATTGGTGTGTGCCAGTTAAGACATTTAATTGGTCGGGAATTCAGATACCAATTGATTTGAACCAGCTGGCGATCGCTCAGCTCTTCAATGGCTTGTCCCTTGGGAATAAACCGTCGCAAAACTCGGTTACGGTTCTCATTACTACCGCGTTCATGTGGTGAATAAGCATGGGCAAAATAAACCTGAGTACCTGTTAGCTGTTCAATTGCCTGATAGTTAGCGAACTCTTTCCCATGATCCACGGTAAGCGTCTTGAGCTTGTCTTGAAGTTGACTAGCTAGTTCAAGTACGGCTTGAGTCATGGACTGACTGTCGCGACCATGGAGCCGTTTAACAATTGTCAGGCGACTCTTACGCTCCACAAAAGTCGCCACAGCTTGACCTTTACGTTTGCCAGAAAGTACGGTATCAGCTTCAAAGTGGCCGAATTCTTGGCGAGTTTCGACTTTATGAGGACGCTCCTCAATGGAGCGGCCGTGACTGAACGTACCACGCTTTTCTTTAGCACGATGACGACGAATTCCATGATCAGGCAAATCGGGTAACTGTACATCAAGCCATCCTTGATCAATCCAGTTATAGACCGTCTTGTAGGCAATCCCAACTACATGGGCAACTTGTTCAGGGGACCACTTCTGGACTTGAATCTTTTCCTCAATCAAGTGCTTAAGGCTTTTAGTGAGTGAAGACTTCCGCCCCCGTTGACTAACCTTGCGTTCAAAGTCAGTTTGCGCTAGTTCAGCTTGATACTCACCGTTGAGCCGGTGAAGTTCGTTAAAGACTGTGGTTTTACTAAAGCCTAAGTAATTAGCGATGTATCGTAAGGAACGTCCTTCATTATGAAGCGTTTCAATGACAATGCGGTTCTGGAATGATAAAATAGTGGTGCCCATTAAGGTCCTTCTTTCTAATGGAATGTTGTGGTAACACCATTAAAGACCTTGATGGGTTTTTCTGTCCACTTAAATGTTCAACTCAAATTTTACAATCTGCCTTTTTAATACGCCGTTTGTAAAATTAAGTTAGAAAATAAGTTAGAAAAATAGAAAAGCCATTTGTGGTAGACTTTTGAATACCCCTAAACAAAAGAAAGGAAACCACAAATGACTTACACCCATCTTACCACAAACGAGCTGACAATCATCGCCCATTCTTTCGTGCAAAAGCTTAAAGCGTACCGAGTGGCCCAAATGATCAACCGTTGCGCTGAAACCGTTTATCGCGTTTATCGTTACCTGGAAACTGGTGCCTCAATTGCTGATTATCAAGATCACTATATGCGCAATAAGCAACGTTGTGGCCGAAAACGTACTCAGTTGTCACTGGC
This region includes:
- a CDS encoding HAD family hydrolase, producing the protein MGKYRFIAIDVDGTLLDDNDKFDINRLNQDIELLQRQNYHFIIASGNSYDALSTLFQPCPLVKEFVAENGGRLIINGKSVYGKTHSIATLQQLYAFIKHIFPSPDILSLSGETQTILAEQYRDVPVPFYPHHTYFSDLQKITEPIYNLNVGWAKRKLSQAIIQGYVNQLNEQFSNLIQATYSGAYGIDILPAGVNKALGLKRLVENYLNGTLDQVVAFGDTSNDIEMLSEVGYGYAMKNATDDLLKVANKVTRYDNNHDGLLSEIEHQFINR
- a CDS encoding LapA family protein, producing MKKQSTTIASIVILIIIAIFALLNTATVVVNLFGAQVKMPLVLLIFICLLIGAIIIYLLSFSNHLKTNKQLKELQSSRVSKDELKKYQKKIDQLQKENAQLKQQLKNQTVAEKPQDSSAN
- a CDS encoding IS30 family transposase; the encoded protein is MGTTILSFQNRIVIETLHNEGRSLRYIANYLGFSKTTVFNELHRLNGEYQAELAQTDFERKVSQRGRKSSLTKSLKHLIEEKIQVQKWSPEQVAHVVGIAYKTVYNWIDQGWLDVQLPDLPDHGIRRHRAKEKRGTFSHGRSIEERPHKVETRQEFGHFEADTVLSGKRKGQAVATFVERKSRLTIVKRLHGRDSQSMTQAVLELASQLQDKLKTLTVDHGKEFANYQAIEQLTGTQVYFAHAYSPHERGSNENRNRVLRRFIPKGQAIEELSDRQLVQINWYLNSRPIKCLNWHTPIEIFLLNLRH